One Faecalispora anaeroviscerum genomic window carries:
- a CDS encoding murein hydrolase activator EnvC family protein — translation MAGKGKRSVLALVLAVIVAFSWIPSGVQASSTINQLQQKQNELKKQQQATASKLKQLKADKAKQQEYKNTLDTQVQNVQSQIDTLNAQVTALDADIKEKESQIAEKQKSIDANIEQLKQRVRAIYLLGESSQLEVILGAQDVTDFLDKTELVRSISQHDQQVIQTLKADMASIKTQKEQIEQNRQSVAQAKKDLDTKNSELTGLLAESSRVLTEISANVVDTNSENNRLAAERKKVDAQVDQWYKDYYASIKNNNNNNQASGGYVSKGQFTWPVPGYTKLSSYWGDGRGHKGIDIAGSGIYGKAIVAADSGKVILANHSGWGGGYGLCAYLDHGGGYSTRYGHMSNVVVNTGDVVKKGQVIGYVGSTGDSSGPHLHFEIRVNGVAQNPMKWFG, via the coding sequence TTGGCTGGTAAAGGCAAGCGCTCCGTTCTGGCGCTGGTGCTGGCGGTTATCGTCGCTTTTTCGTGGATTCCGTCCGGTGTGCAGGCCAGTTCCACGATCAATCAGCTCCAGCAGAAGCAGAACGAGCTGAAAAAGCAGCAGCAGGCTACTGCGTCAAAGCTCAAGCAGCTCAAGGCCGATAAGGCCAAACAGCAGGAGTATAAAAATACGCTGGATACCCAGGTGCAGAACGTGCAGAGCCAGATCGATACGCTCAATGCTCAGGTGACCGCTTTGGACGCGGACATTAAAGAGAAGGAATCGCAGATTGCGGAGAAGCAGAAGAGCATCGACGCCAACATTGAGCAGCTCAAGCAGCGTGTGCGCGCCATTTATCTGCTGGGGGAATCCTCACAGCTGGAAGTGATTCTCGGTGCGCAGGATGTGACGGATTTTCTCGATAAAACAGAGTTGGTGCGCTCGATTTCGCAGCATGACCAGCAGGTGATTCAGACGCTGAAAGCCGATATGGCCTCCATCAAAACCCAGAAGGAACAGATCGAGCAGAACCGGCAGAGCGTGGCGCAGGCCAAAAAGGATCTGGATACCAAAAACTCGGAGTTGACGGGGCTGCTGGCGGAAAGCTCGCGCGTTCTGACGGAAATTTCGGCCAACGTGGTTGACACCAATTCGGAAAATAACCGTCTGGCTGCCGAGCGCAAAAAGGTGGATGCCCAGGTGGATCAGTGGTACAAGGATTATTACGCCAGCATTAAGAATAATAACAACAACAATCAGGCCAGCGGCGGCTACGTGAGCAAGGGCCAGTTTACCTGGCCGGTTCCCGGTTATACTAAGCTAAGCTCCTATTGGGGTGATGGGCGCGGGCACAAGGGCATTGACATTGCCGGCTCGGGCATTTACGGCAAGGCAATCGTTGCGGCAGACAGCGGTAAGGTGATTCTTGCCAATCACAGCGGCTGGGGCGGAGGCTATGGACTTTGCGCTTACCTTGACCACGGCGGCGGATATTCCACCCGCTACGGCCACATGAGCAATGTGGTGGTCAACACCGGCGATGTAGTTAAAAAGGGCCAGGTGATCGGCTATGTGGGCAGTACCGGAGATTCTAGCGGGCCGCATCTGCATTTTGAGATCCGCGTGAACGGTGTTGCGCAGAACCCAATGAAGTGGTTCGGCTAA
- a CDS encoding S41 family peptidase yields MSKKVSLGAAAAMSLVAAAITVSLTYTFAMGRFNEKVADVNERQAMYTKLSEIDQKVRQDYIEKIGETGLNDGIAAGYMAGLGDADAKYLSAEKYKNYLGSTSKKAVGVGVRTVQDADGNMEVIEVLPNSPASKAGLQKGDVILSLDGKEVIRLSYGEAVNKLDGTVGTTVKLGLLRKVTADGKTTTKQMDVTVTRAEYQRVTVSSSVINGNVGYIAISEFQSSTKDQFVSAINTLTEKKVAGLVVDLRNNSGGSVEVMASVLDEFLPAVSLVSYADKNGKITVEYSSKSGEINLPISVVVDANTYGAAEIFAADIKDYKKGKLIGEKTAGHGTKEEIIPLSDGSAIQLSVGNYTRIDGKTFNGTGVDVDMAVEMTQEQKGLLLRRSLTALEDPQIQTAITALVEQGADVEQIPGTDSGNMEDTVSGAASSSVAASK; encoded by the coding sequence ATGAGCAAAAAAGTGTCGCTCGGCGCAGCGGCGGCGATGTCTTTGGTAGCGGCCGCCATTACGGTTTCTCTAACGTATACCTTTGCGATGGGGCGCTTTAATGAAAAAGTGGCCGATGTGAACGAACGCCAGGCCATGTATACCAAGCTGAGTGAAATCGACCAAAAGGTAAGGCAGGATTATATTGAAAAAATTGGGGAGACCGGCCTGAACGACGGCATTGCCGCCGGTTATATGGCTGGGCTGGGCGATGCCGATGCAAAATATCTTTCTGCAGAAAAATATAAGAATTATCTCGGTTCCACCTCTAAAAAAGCAGTTGGCGTGGGTGTTCGCACCGTTCAGGATGCCGACGGGAATATGGAAGTGATTGAGGTGCTGCCCAACTCGCCGGCCAGCAAAGCCGGACTGCAAAAGGGAGATGTGATTCTTTCGCTGGACGGCAAAGAGGTCATTCGCCTGAGCTATGGCGAGGCTGTGAACAAGCTTGACGGCACTGTTGGCACCACGGTTAAGCTCGGCCTGCTGCGTAAGGTAACGGCAGACGGTAAGACTACTACGAAGCAAATGGATGTGACCGTTACCCGCGCCGAATACCAGCGCGTAACGGTTTCCTCTTCCGTGATCAACGGCAACGTGGGCTATATTGCGATTTCGGAGTTCCAAAGCTCCACAAAGGATCAGTTCGTTTCGGCAATCAACACCCTTACCGAGAAGAAGGTAGCTGGCCTTGTGGTTGATCTGCGCAACAATTCCGGCGGCAGCGTAGAGGTAATGGCCTCGGTACTCGACGAATTCCTGCCGGCGGTGAGTCTGGTGAGTTATGCCGACAAGAACGGCAAGATCACGGTGGAGTACAGCTCGAAATCCGGTGAGATCAATCTGCCAATCAGCGTGGTGGTTGACGCCAATACGTATGGCGCGGCGGAAATTTTTGCGGCAGACATTAAGGATTACAAAAAAGGCAAGCTGATCGGGGAAAAAACCGCGGGTCACGGTACCAAGGAGGAGATCATTCCCCTGTCCGACGGCTCGGCGATTCAGCTTTCCGTTGGCAATTATACCCGCATAGACGGGAAGACTTTCAACGGCACGGGTGTGGATGTGGATATGGCGGTCGAGATGACCCAGGAGCAGAAAGGTTTGCTGCTGCGCCGTTCCCTTACCGCGCTGGAGGATCCCCAGATTCAAACAGCCATAACCGCTCTGGTAGAGCAGGGGGCGGACGTGGAGCAGATTCCGGGTACCGACAGCGGCAACATGGAAGATACCGTGTCCGGTGCGGCTTCCTCCTCCGTGGCGGCCTCCAAATAA